DNA sequence from the Paenibacillus physcomitrellae genome:
GCAACACCATCCTGCCCGGCGGCGGCGAGATTGCGACCAAGGGCGGGACGAAGATTGAGGTACCCGAAGGCACGACTATAGACTCAAACGGTAAGGTGACCATTCCGGCGGGCAAGAGCGCCGAAGTGACACTACACGGCGGCGCGAGTGTCGGCTTAGACTACGGCTTGTCGCTGAACATCCATGGGGGTACGGAGTTTGTGTTCGATGACGACACCCCGTTTGGCTTCCTCGTGATGTCGGGCAATCCTTTCAGGGATGTCAACATGGACGACTGGTTCTACAGCTACGTAAACTCCGCCTACACATACGTTCTTTTCAACGGCACGACGTCCACGACGTTCTCACCGGGCAACCCAATGACGCGTGCGATGTACGTGCAGGTACTGGCCAATCTTGAGAACGTAAACCGCTCCGGCTATACGAGTTCCCGTTTTAGCGACGTGACGGAGGGGCAGTGGTATACGGCGGCAGTCGAGTGGGCGGCCGAAAGCGGCATAGTCAACGGTAAAAACGCAGACCTGTTTGATCCCAATTCACCGATAACGCGCGAGCAGATGCTGGTGATGCTGTACAACTACATGAAGTACAAGGGCTATGAGCTACCTGAAAGCCAATCTAAGCCCTTCGCGGACGAGAGTGAGATCAGTTCATGGGCGTTGGAGGCTGTTCAGGCACAGCGGGGCATCGGCATTGTATCAGGCAAGCCGAACAACTTCTTTGACCCCCAAGCCACCGCCACACGCGCTGAAGTTGCTACGATCTTTATAAAGTTCATCGAATATCTGGCTAAGTAAAAGCATAAACAGAAAAATACGGACCCTTGCGGCTGGGCAATATCCAGCTGCAAGGGTCTCCTTTTATTTTACTAAGAAAATCCCCAGTAGGATGTGCTAAACACACGACAGTAGAAAAGGACCTTAGTCTATGACTGCGGGGTGCCGCTGTCGATGCATGTGCTATCAATGACAGTCTGATACCTTCATTAATTCCTCGGATTCAAATTAGTTGATTTCAGATGAATTTTGGAACAACTGGAATACTCAAATAAGGATCAACGAAGTATCAGTAATATAGGTCATCAAAAGAACTTCTGATTTGATAAATACTTATATTAGTAAAGTCGAAGAGTATTTCCTGGAGAAAAAAATCCTGACAAATTATTTTTTATAAGATATGAAGGAAAGGAAGGTTTCGGTCGGCAAATTTTACAATTGTTTTTTTAGGAATCTAGATAGATTTGTCAAAAAAGCAAATATAAAAGTCTAATCCGGGAAAAATTCCCTTTCACAACCAATGGGTTTAAACATCGATATGGTATGAAGTTGATGAAAGCTGGCTTGAATATGGGTCAAATCCATCAATTGATTACTAATGTCACATCTGAGATGCCAATGGTTTATGCACGAATTTATGATCATTTGTAGATTGAAACAAAAGCACCCTTTTAAGAAATCCTTATTTTATAAGGTTTCATTTATTTATGGGGGGGATTGTGTCATTTTACAACAACCGACATAAGGGGGCGGCTGTATGCAAGTTTTTTCAGATTGACATACATATGTACAAAATACTATATATTCTATAGTTATAAGATTGATAGACGAAGCTATGCTAGAACTGTATTCTCATATAATGTGTCACATGATATTGGCGCATCCCGTTTTTGTTATCGGGAGTGGCCTTTTTCATTGCCTGTGAACAGTTGTTAAGGGGGAAATATGGGGAGCTAATTTCATCAATACTGTCCGGAGGGGACAGTTAGTAGGTACAGACTCATCGTATTCGATGATGAGAAGAAACCATTTATACCTCTCACCGAATATTATCATCATCAAATTACTAGGATTGGTGAGTGTTCTGTTATTACGTATTTAAATGCTTTGGAGCCTTTTTTCTCCTGGCTAAAGCATAAGAGTCAATATCAGGGAAGATTAGTTCAATGGAAGGATGAAGCTGCTGCAGTCCAAATAGCCGTTAGAGATTACTTAACTTTGAAGATGGAATGTAAAGTTCGAGGGCGAGACGGTTATGAAGGAATCTGCCTGACAAGCAAAAGTTCTAAGACGGTGAACCTGTTCTTAGCTGCGGCCCGATTTTTATTTGAGACAGGAGCTAGGATATCTGAAATTATGGACTTAACTGTAGGCGATTGTAGGAAGAGAAGCGATATCCATGAATTAGCTGCAATGAACAAAGGTAGTATATCGAAGACCTAGAAGGATTTCTATAAGTCAGATATGCTGCCTGATGTTGAATTTAGAGTGAATAATCGAAAGCACCTGATGTCGCAGAATAAGAAGTACATCTTTCAGTATCAGAATCAGCACATAAACGAGTTTTCAGTAAATGTGATTTTACGGTTCTTATTGCACGGATGAACCAGGAATCCGATTCTCCAACAATTGTGTTAGAAGGAGGTATATGAAGCTTTCAAAGTCAGAAATTGTGGAGTTGTTAATCCAATCAGAGCAATATAATCCAATCAGAGCAATACATCGCACTTGAAAAGCACCAGTAAACTGTACGCATCACGTGTCTTATGAAATTAAAGTTCTATACTGGCGCGGCGGCGTTAAGCTAACAGGCTGGTTTGCGTGGTAGAGGTAATATGTAGGAAAAAAGTTAATTTAGGTGAATATACTTTAAGATGATTCCTTAGGAGATGGTGTGGTCGAAAGCATATGTTTGGATCTAGAGGAGATCATGATGCGTAGTTTTTTATATTGTTCGGAGTCACTGTTTTGTTGGCTTTTGAAGGTTCCTCTGGATATGGATTTTCTTTTGGGTTAATTGGGCCTAATACAGGCATTTTCGGTTCATTTAGAGAATCCCAAGGGGCTAAAAAAGAAAAAGATAATTGAGCTTACGGAGAACGATAGTTCAATGATTCAAATTACATATTTTGCATGGAGGATGATTGTGTATGAGTCAAAACCGGGTAGAGAGTTTGGTCTGGCAATGGGATCATATTTGGGAGAAGGAAGAATGGATCGTTCCAGTGTCTACCGTGTTGGAGGGGATACCAGCAACAGCGGCAGCATGGAACCCCAAGGGGGAGGCAACTCGATCTGGAGGACGCTTTTACATATGAATTTTCATAATGAACGCAGGTTGCTTCGGCTGAATGGGGTTGAGCTCGGGCCGCCAACCATCTCCGATGAGGAGACGTTCCAAGGCAACGTGGATCCAGAAGATGAGGCTGAATGGCAGGCGCTAGTGAATCGAGCGAAGCACGTGGCGTCGAAGCTGCGCGATGCGCTCGGCCGTTTGACGGAAGAGCAACTGGATGCGCCATATGTCAGAACCGGACTTACGCTCGGGCAAGAACTGCTCAATTGGATCATGCACGATGCGTATCATGCAGGCCAGATCGTTCTGATTCGGAAGCAGCTAGGGGTATGGCGTAACGCATAACAGTAATGACAAAAGCCAAGATGCCTTTTAGATGAGAGGAAGGTTTCTTAGCCTTTGTTATCGTTAGAGCAGCCGCGTTTCGAGTTGACATTAACGAAAATAAACTTCCAGCACGGTGTAACGGATACCAATATCTTTGGCAAGCGAGTAGATGTGGAATCAGTCTTCAACAGTTTCGTGCAATTTGTAAACATTAACCTCATTCAGCCCACTGCCACTCTATTATTCGGCATTTTCAGAAGGAAAATTTGTTCGATCCGTTCAAGGTTACTTGGGCAGGTGCGAAGATGCATGACGCTCAGATCGGTGGTTTGATGAACCATACGATGAAGATGCTTCGTCCAAACATAACAATCGATGAGCAAGATCCACGGAGATCTTGCTCATTGTTATACGTCTAGGGAAAGAAAGAAGAATCCTTGAATGCAACAAAGACCGGGATAAACTTCATAAGAAAAACAACTTAGTATTTCAAGCGAGGAGAACAACTCATAACAAACCTATATAATGGGCACATCATATATGTAAATTGACATATTGACACAAATGTACCCTTTTAATTGGAGATTTACACTATTGGATTGTCAACAGAAAATCAGACAACTTTTTTAAGGGCTTCTTGGAGATAACCTCAGGCTCGCCTACAAGCGAGTGGTGCAGAATGTTCAAGATTTCACAAAACTTAAGCAATCTTAATAAAATCTGCTTTCTCCCAGAGAACCTTCAATCCGTGCATTGTTACGTTGAGATAAATCATCCTCATAAACCGAGCTCAGAGAGACTCGGATGCTCATCGGGACGCCGGCCTAAGGTCCAGAAAACTTTCGATCAGATTCGGGGATCGACATATCATTAATGGATGCGTATCGGCGCTTATTCAATCCCTTCTCGTTAAATTCCCAGTTTTCATTCCCATATGAGCGAAACCATTGTCCGCTATCATCATGCCATTCATAAGCGAAACGTACAGCGATGCGGTTGTCGTTAAAAGACCACAGTTCTTTTATTAGTCTGTAATCCAGTTCTTTTCTCCACTTTCTTGTTAGAAACGCTATAACTTCTACTCTGCCCACTGGGAATTCAACACGTTACGCCAGGAGCAATCTTCAGAGTAGTCCATTGCCATTAATTTAGGATCGCGCGTATTCCAATCATCCTCGGCTTTCCTTACTTTTGCTCTAGCTGTTTGTAAAGTAAAAGCTCTCAATATTATTCGCATACAAATCTCCTTCGTATCTCAGACACACGATTCTTAGACTATTCATAACAATCGTTATTCTGTGTTTGGATTAGTACATTATTGTATGAGATTTACCCAAGTGTAGTAATTGTCTAGACTAATACAACTTTGTCGGAGATCACATAATCATTCACCTTGTAACATCGTGGTTTATTGCTGATGCAAATGCCTATGGATAGGAATTTTCATTCCAATCCCTGTGTGTAAAAACATGAGACATGATCAAAATGATCGGGAATTTCTTTATTTTTAATACCCTTTTTTGTCATTTAACAAAATTTGTTTGGAATAATAATTCCGAAAAATGTTGACTTCTCTCTATCTCGAGGAGTATTATATGTTGCGTGGAACAATTATTCCAATTTATAAAAAGGAGGCTAATCGTCTAAAACCAAGTATATGAATGAATATCATTGTGGAATAGACCCAAATATAAATTAATTACAATCAAAAAGGAGAAACTAAAATGAAAATATATGACAAGCTCTTTATCGGTGGACAATGGAAAGCTCCAGTTAACCAAGAAGTAATTGAAATTCGTTCCCCACACGACCAATCCTTAGTTGGTAAAGCAGCACAAGCTTCACCGGCAGATATCGATTTGGCTGTTGCCGCAGCTCGAAACGCATTCGATAACGGTCCTTGGCCTAAAATGACACCAAGCGAACGTCAAGATTATGTCGCTCACTTCAATGAATTACATGCCGCGCGTGCAGATGAGATTGCTGCCCTAATTTCTTCTGAAAATGGCACACCTTATTGGTTCACGAACGGTTTGCAACATTCTTTAGCTGAGCAAACGAATGCTTACCTTCGTGCAGCAAAATCGTATGGCTGGGAAGAAACATTGAACAATGGCAAAGGACCTATTATTCGCCGAGAAGCAGTTGGCGTTGTCGCTGCAATTATTCCTTGGAACGCACCGCACCAATCCGCTCTTGCAAAAATGATTCCTGCATTGCTTGCAGGTAATCCGGTTATCCTGAAAGCATCGCCTGAAACGTCTCTTAACGCCTTGCTAATGGGGGAAATTTTCGCTGAAGTAGGATTTCCTGAAGGTGTCGTTAGCATCGTGCCAGCTGGACGCGAAACAAGCGAATATCTCGTTTCGCATCCTGGTGTTGACAAAATCGCATTTACCGGTTCGACTGGTGCAGGTCGCCGCATCGCTTCGATTGCAGGGGAACAACTTAAGCGCGTAAGCTTGGAGCTCGGAGGCAAATCCGCAACAATCATTTTAGATGATGCGAATCTAGAAGCTGCGGTACAAGGCTTGAAATATACGTCCTTCGTAAACAATGGGGAAAGCTGTATTGCACATACTCGAGTCCTTGTTTCCAATAAACGTTATGAAGAAGCGATTTCGTTAATTAAAACCATGACTGAAAGTCTCGTGGTAGGTAACCCTGCAGATCCGGCAACTTTCATCGGTCCTATGGTAAGAGAAGACCAACAAAAACGCGTAAAATCCTATATCGAATTGGGTATCCAAGAAGGCGCACGTCTCGTTACAGGCGGAACGGATGTTCCTGAAGGATTAGAAAGCGGCTTTTATGTAAAACCTACAATTTTCGCTGATGTCGACAACAGCATGCGTATTGCTCAGGAAGAGATATTTGGACCGGTACTCGTTGTTATTCCATATGAAGACGAAGCTGATGCCGTACGCATTGCAAACGACTCGCCTTTCGGTTTAGGTGGAGGGGTTTGGTCTGGTACACAAGAACACGGTCTCGAAATCGCACGTCAAATCCGTACGGGCGTCTTCGTTGTAAACGGTGCAGCGGCATCCTACGAAGGACCGTTTGGCGGGTATAAAGCGAGCGGCGTCGGTCGTGAATTTGGCGTTGTCGGTCTTGGTGCTTATGTTGAGCATAAATCAATCAATATCTAATATTTTCCTGATCAATTGAACCCTTTTACTGTCCTTAATCATTTTACTATTAGGTGATGAAGGGCAGTAACATTGTATATAGAGATGTGGTGAGTATGGGAAGAGAGAAGACATAAGGTCATATTGTACTGTCATTGATTGTCGAAGGATAAAAGACAAGGTGTTTTTAAGAAATACATTCTAATTATTTAGAATATATATTCCATCTGATTGTATGCTATTTTTAAATAGAATTAATGATATAGAAGTATTTTTCATTTCATGGTGTCTATCAGGGTGGGTTTTGCTACTTATAGGTTGGATTCTCGGAATATTCATTCCGAAACTCCTTGACCAATCTAGAGCAAAGAGCTACACTATTTATGGAATAAATATTCCAAACGAACACAAACCTGCATCGTGAAGGAGACATTTAATATGTATAAAGCCTAGCTGATTACAGGTAGTTCCCGAGGGTTTGGCCGAAGTCTTGCGTAAGCGGTACTTGCTAATGGAGATCGTCTCATTGCAACGGCTCGTAATACAGAACAGCTTGCTAATTTGGCGGACCGTTATGGAGACCAAGTTCGCCTCGTAACATTAGATGTGAATAAACTTGAACAAGCTGAAGCAGGAATTAATGAACAATGTGAACAATGTGATGAATATAAATTTAAATTCTGTATTCTTTAGTATGAAATACGAAATTCAGGCTATTTTACGCGCCGGTGGAGGCGCGATTGTCAACGTGGCTTCGGTCTTCTCGTCTAAGGCGCTTCCTCAGCGTGCCGCCTATACGGCAAGCAAGCACGGAGTAATCGGACTTTCAAAAACAGCGGCTCATGATTATGCAGATCAAAATATACGCATAAATGTACTAGCACCAGGTGTTATTGAAACACCAATGGTTGATGCTGGCGGTGAGGAAGCTGTACACATCGCGAGGTCTATCCCCCTTGGAAGAATGGGTAAGCCAGAGGAAGTGGCTAAAGTAATAGCTATGTTGCTTTCCGACGATGCTTCTTACATGACAGGAGCGCATGTAGTTGTCGATGGAGGTTTTTTGATTTAACTCAAACTAAAATCCAACATCCATTGTTTTCAAACCGGCACTTTATTGTTCTGGTTTCAGGCTGCACAAGCAATCCTCACCATCGCCAATGAACAAACTCCGCCGCTTCGCTTGCTGCTCGGAAGCGATGCAGTTTTGCTCGCAAACGCGATGGACAACGGTAAATTAGAAGAATCGAAGCGTTGGGAAAAACTTAGTCGCTCGACAGATTTCTAATTTGAATTACGTCTAAAAATTGATGGATTGTATCGGCTCTCGGAGGTGGCTATCCATGCCGCTCTCCGAACAGTCGTGCATATTAAGAAAGTAGGGGTTAAATTGAAAGCAAGTGCTAGAATCGCATTATTATCAATGGTTGTAACGACTACCTTCGGAACAATGATGGCCGCACCGGCTTTAAAACCACTTGCCGTGGCATTTCCTAATATAGACGCGCTATTAATACAGTGGGTCGTTACGATATCTTCCTTATTCATTTTACCGACATTACTTTTGTCAGGTTCGCTTAACAGAAAGTTTAATCGAAAATCAATCTTGATTGTGGGTCTTATCTTGTACTTAATCGGCGGCGTCGGACCAGCATTCATGAACTCATTCTCATTTATATTGGCGTGTAGGGCGCTCTTGGGCCTTAGTATAGGTTTGATATCGCCGACATTCAATTCTTTGATCGCGGAGAATTTTCAAGGAGAAGCGCGTTCTCGCATGAACGGCATTCAAACGTCCATCAATGGGATAGGTGGGGCTATCTTCCTGTCTATAGGCGGATTCATTGCGGCTCTTGGATGGAGAGACGTCTTCATGACATATTTCTAT
Encoded proteins:
- a CDS encoding DinB family protein, producing the protein MDRSSVYRVGGDTSNSGSMEPQGGGNSIWRTLLHMNFHNERRLLRLNGVELGPPTISDEETFQGNVDPEDEAEWQALVNRAKHVASKLRDALGRLTEEQLDAPYVRTGLTLGQELLNWIMHDAYHAGQIVLIRKQLGVWRNA
- a CDS encoding aldehyde dehydrogenase, with the protein product MKIYDKLFIGGQWKAPVNQEVIEIRSPHDQSLVGKAAQASPADIDLAVAAARNAFDNGPWPKMTPSERQDYVAHFNELHAARADEIAALISSENGTPYWFTNGLQHSLAEQTNAYLRAAKSYGWEETLNNGKGPIIRREAVGVVAAIIPWNAPHQSALAKMIPALLAGNPVILKASPETSLNALLMGEIFAEVGFPEGVVSIVPAGRETSEYLVSHPGVDKIAFTGSTGAGRRIASIAGEQLKRVSLELGGKSATIILDDANLEAAVQGLKYTSFVNNGESCIAHTRVLVSNKRYEEAISLIKTMTESLVVGNPADPATFIGPMVREDQQKRVKSYIELGIQEGARLVTGGTDVPEGLESGFYVKPTIFADVDNSMRIAQEEIFGPVLVVIPYEDEADAVRIANDSPFGLGGGVWSGTQEHGLEIARQIRTGVFVVNGAAASYEGPFGGYKASGVGREFGVVGLGAYVEHKSINI
- a CDS encoding SDR family NAD(P)-dependent oxidoreductase, which gives rise to MNKLKQELMNNVNNVMNINLNSVFFSMKYEIQAILRAGGGAIVNVASVFSSKALPQRAAYTASKHGVIGLSKTAAHDYADQNIRINVLAPGVIETPMVDAGGEEAVHIARSIPLGRMGKPEEVAKVIAMLLSDDASYMTGAHVVVDGGFLI